A genome region from Primulina eburnea isolate SZY01 chromosome 9, ASM2296580v1, whole genome shotgun sequence includes the following:
- the LOC140842128 gene encoding uncharacterized protein, giving the protein MVKFLVVKAPSAYNVILGRPSLNLFRAIASTYHMKLKFPTSDGAGEAVGDSRLARECHAFILQDAVETRRRQGPGIDSIKGKKQKLEQDSSDNGVYLVEGESEDRERMTAAEALKRIEIVPGDPKRTLKIGSDLSEGVESTLVAFLQRNADAFAWGDGPLLGIPPEYALHHLNLNPQMKPIKQKKRSFGPEKNKRIAEEVEKLIRANYIRPVSYPEWLANVVLVPKNGGKWRLCIDFTDLNKACPKDLFPLPRIDLLVDSTAGCELLSFLDAHQGYNQIRLAPEDQEKASFITD; this is encoded by the coding sequence ATGGTAAAGTTTCTAGTGGTGAAAGCTCCCTCGGCCTACAACGTAATACTAGGCCGTCCAAGCCTAAACTTGTTTCGCGCCATCGCATCCACTTATCACATGAAATTGAAGTTCCCGACTTCTGACGGAGCAGGAGAAGCAGTTGGAGATAGCAGGCTTGCTAGAGAATGTCATGCTTTTATTTTGCAAGACGCGGTGGAAACTCGGAGGAGGCAAGGCCCGGGGATAGATTCCATAAAAGGGAAGAAGCAAAAGCTTGAGCAAGATTCAAGCGACAATGGAGTATACCTCGTAGAGGGAGAGTCAGAGGATAGAGAAAGAATGACCGCAGCGGAGGCTCTCAAACGCATTGAAATAGTACCAGGTGACCCGAAAAGAACCCTCAAGATCGGATCCGATCTGTCAGAAGGGGTGGAGAGCACTTTAGTAGCTTTCTTGCAACGCAACGCCGATGCATTCGCCTGGGGTGACGGGCCATTACTTGGGATACCCCCTGAGTACGCGCTCCATCATCTTAATTTGAATCCACAGATGAAACCAATTAAGCAAAAAAAGAGGTCTTTTGGCCCGGAGAAAAACAAACGTATAGCCGAAGAAGTTGAAAAACTCATAAGAGCCAACTACATCAGACCTGTGTCATACCCGGAGTGGTTGGCAAATGTTGTTCTGGTCCCAAAAAACGGTGGAAAATGGCGTCTTTGCATAGATTTCACTGATTTAAACAAGGCATGCCCCAAAGATCTTTTCCCATTACCTCGAATCGATTTATTGGTTGACTCGACTGCAGGATGCGAACTGCTCAGTTTTCTCGATGCCCACCAAGGGTACAATCAGATAAGATTGGCACCCGAGGATCAAGAAAAAGCAAGTTTCATCACCGATTGA